A stretch of DNA from Salmo trutta chromosome 12, fSalTru1.1, whole genome shotgun sequence:
actgggaattgaataactgcagttgacatagctaagtaaatggaagaatactcttattgcaatgtggatGGCTCTtaaaaagagcctttggttgtgcatagtgtagtctatggtgttgccagtgTACAGCACCCTCTGAAGAAGTGGGAAGTGAAGATTGCCTCCCGTGCTGCGTTGTTGGCCCCCATCCTTGAAatatcctgcagagcagcagacctcTCCTCTGGCACGCGGCAGCGAGCTGCATAttccctcctggtcctcgtgttcATCCTCATTAAGTTATGCAGgtcacaggtagccttcacatgCCTGAATTCCCCCAAGAtgcagtcccagatggccctggtcacccaaccttgcagtgccctacacagtaactgtaggcaatcgttttgaaggaatctccaattgcaaggtatctgtaggaatatggaagaaatgtcattattagacatttacatcaccaggtcattgtggattactaaagtataatatattttataacaaatgatAACATTGAATAGATGCATGTGCACACATATGTGCGTGTGTAGCATGTGGCAAcagcaggatcatatcaaggatagcatcacaaattaatacataaataccacttgaagcttgatgagttgatcatttgaatcggCTGTGCAGTGCATATTCCGGCCCCTGAGGAGCAGGAGGGCTATCCAGGGGCCGACCAAACGTCATCACTGCAGGGGTGCAGATCTCTCTGCCCAGCACAAGGAGGGCAGGTGTGCAGGGGGTAGAGTCTTGGACAGCGGAGCAGCATGCCAAGAGGGCCATGGGCAGGTGCTTGTCCCAGTCACACTGGTGTTTGGCAGATacgatggccagctgctgtcCAAGCGTTTGGTTGAAGCGCTCCACAAGGCCATCActttgaggatggagaggagtagtGCGGGTCTTGTGCATACCCAGACTCTCACACATGGTGGCAAACACACGGGACTCAAAGTTTCTGCCTTGGTTGCTGTGGAATCCACAACTCTAAACCTGCTGAATATTCCCGCTGTCAGGGCGTCGACGATGGTCCTGGTACCTCCTGGTAAGGCAGAGCATAGGCCTCGGGCCAATTTGTGAAATAGTCCATGGCCGTGAGCACCCAGTGGTTACCACTGTCTGTGGTGGGGAACGCCCAACCACATCCACTCCTACCCTCTCCATGGGAGCCCTAACTGGGAACTGTTGGAGCTGAGCATGAGAACGGCCTGCAGGACCCTTTCCCGCTGTGCAGTTGTCACAGCGGCAGCAAAAGTCCTCCACATGCCTCTTGTGCTGCCCCCATTAAAAGCCCTGACAGAGGCGGCAGAGGGTTATTGTGACCCCAAAGTGTCCAGGCCCATCCCCCCCATGAGTGCCCTGGAGCACAGCCTCCCACAGTGCTTTTTGGACCACCACCTGCCACCTCTTCTCTCCCGTAGCTGGCTCCTTCCATACCCGCTGTAGCACGCCATCAGCCAGCCTCAGTCTCTCAAACTTTGACCACAACCCTTTGGTTGCGAGTGATAGAACTGGCACCTCTTCCCACGGGTCTCAGCTGCGCCTCTACCCACTGTAGcactggctgtaggtctgtgtccCATCCCTGCTGCTGCCCCCATTCAGCCACGTCAACAGTCCGCAGCTCACAGCAGACAGGCCCGCTCGCCCAACACACTGTGGCACAGACCCCCTCCTCCCCACACAGCTCTCTCTCACAAGCCTCTCTACGCTCACAGTGGCGGCACCCGTCTGCAGTACAAGGCCGACGGGATATAGTGTCGGCATTGGAGTGGTGTGCCCCTGCCCTGTGCACCACTGTGAAGTCGTACGGCTGAAGCTCCTTCAACCAGCGTGCAATCTGCCCCTTTGGCTCTCTGAAAGACATGAGCCACTGGAGAGCAGAGTGATCAGTCCTCACAGTAAAGGGCAGGCCACCCAGGTAGTActtgaagtgtttgatggaagccacaacagCGAGGAGCTCCCGCCGGGTGACAGAGTTGCGGAGCTTATGTTTGTCGAACGTTTTGCTGAAGtgtattgttgtatgtgttgaactgctttgctttatcttggccaggtcgcagttgcaaatgagaacttgttctcaactagcctacctggttaaataaaaggtgcattgttttgtttttttaaatgacgCCGTTGAGCACGCTCGTTCTCTCGCTTAAAACATATGCTTTTTGTTTGGAAACTGAGGTGATAGGCTATATGGCTAGCTACACACATTTCAAATTATAGCTGTTTGCGGAGATGTATAGCTATATTGAGTAGTGACAACTTTCTCAACGAAGATGCGGAAGGATGAGCTTTTGCAGAGACAGGTATGGTGGTCTGAAGAGCGCGCTTGTTTGAAATGGATAAGTGTTGTGGTAGCTTTTGATAGAGAAGAACATCAAGACAAAGAAGCTGTATTATAAGTGGGATGCACTGTTGAGCGCTGCATCCGAGGGGTTCGTGCTGATTGTATGGAGATTGTGACAGACGGTTAAATGGCGTCCCTAGAGAAAGCAAAAACAAAATGGTTGTCAGGAGtagtgcagtattatcataaggagacatatacttggaatacggaggaggaatggaggggaaaagagagggagaggaggtatgagagagagagggaggaagacggTGAGCTTGAGTCTGTAAAAATGTCGggaaaaagggagatggtttgttaaagaagaatttcaccggatgttgtcgtagtggaacgctagcgggacacctagctGTAAGAGGTTTAAACGAATGGGGGaaagaaatgtgaattgtttcCCTCTCAAGAAAAGGATGCCAttgaaaggagggattactggggTAGAAGTAAATGtgaaagttgaccaactgaaggggaagagtCCCGGTGTATGTGATGCCCGTCGTTTGATGCGACGCATGCAGGGTGGTGAGAGTGGGGAAACAGAaaagtcattgtctgttcttctgagttttgatgttgagtctttgcccgacaaagtgatgttaggatatataagttatcctgtacgagCCTTTGTGCTGAATAgattacgttgttacaggtgtccaGCTTATAGGCATGTGGCAGCaatgtgtaggagggaggttcctaggtgtgagaagtgtgcagaagggcatgagacaaagggatgtgtagcattggggaaagtagtggtttGTGTTAATTGCAGGGGTGCcaatggggctggggatcagaaatgtccgttgcgagagaggcaggttgaggtttccaggattagagtagtgcagaagttgtcatatgctggggcagtgaagaaagtagagaaAGATGGGTCAAGGGGAAGGGATCCTGAGAAGAGtcgtgtgagtagtagatctgttcCAGTACAGAAggataggccaacaagtgatatatgtttcagtaagattggatttttagcatttatagcaatggttatcacctgtactgcagggatggaacagAAGTAGCAGAAAATTgaagttgtggtggcagctgcagaggtagttgggtgtgcgagacttgagatcagaagagttacagggtgtgttaagtggtgatgtcccatcctttcaggttgttggcatgaggtaggactaaatatatttaaatagtgGGGTAGGGTGGTGTTGATTTTATTTGCACATTTTGGagagtgtagtgttagatggtggggtattttttatatatttttttcaagcaaagtatatGGGAGTTCTACTCCAGTCTAGTctgtggcggtaatgcaacatattaGATTTCAACCGCCGTTTAAACGTCATCGAAGAAGAACTTTCTCCACGCTGTACAATGTGCAAACGTAAATTGAAGGACATGTCACGGATTTTGTGACCACACAGCAAGAGGTTACACAGGAACACACAAGAAAATACACAGTTCTGCGCGTGCTCTGGTCTTCTCTGTACTCGCTACATAGAACGTCACTTCTACGCGTACTCGCCAGCCAGGGCCTGTTTGTTTACGAAGGTATACATGTGGGACTTGTACCCTTGTGTGTGTATGGATAAGAAGTCAGTGAGGAGGACTATCTATCTTCTTTTGTCTGCCAATGTCGTTTTAGTTTGACCAGCTCTCTGTGTGTCGACGACGTCCTCCAACTTCACCTACAACCCACCGCTGTCTCGTTGAAATTCCATATTTAGCCTGTACTCGTGGTTGtccagcttttatttatttttcaaagcCCCATATCGCGGTCTCAACCTGTCAATATTTATATAAAACACCACCTAGATGAGGCCATGCGCACCAGGGTGAGGTGTAAACCCCACCCACCTAACATTTTGTGCCCGGTATTTTTGAATGCCTATGCTATAATAATGTTTGCGAAGCTAGtctagtttaccaagctaccaattcattcaaataaaatgttattggtcacatatacgtgtttagcagatgttattgcgggtgtagcgaaatgcttgtgtttctagctcctacagtgcagtaatatataacaagtaatatctaataatttcacaacatatacacaataaacacaaatctaagtattgtcacagcggcatagactaagatacaatagaatataatacagtaattcacactaaagctacccttaagaaaaatatagtttacataactgaagttactttgaaaaagtagttcactacattcaAAATACTTTGTGAAACATCATGGTcacagagcatttcatattaatCTGTATGTAACTCTGAgatactccatttagtatgatatattacattttgtatggaatgtattaatttgtggatgtccatccatTCCGTATGATATGTTTTGAATTACAATTTGTAGAATATGAtacaaattgcaatttgtacagtatgttacgaatttgcaaaacatatgatCTTTTACGAATTTGTTAGCTAGATGGCTAGGTTGCtaatgctagctaacgttaacgagGCAAGGTTTGGGGtaaggagttaggttaaagggttaggaaaaggtttagctaaaagggttagggaaagagttagctaacatggtaagtagttgcaaagtagtcAAAATGCTGAAGTTGTCCTTGATGAAATTAGAACACGCAACCATGCTAGACGTTTCGTTTTTGCTTTAAGTAACCTtctatcttatgtaaccatactaaacgtaacatatcatactaatgtCAGTGTCCTAGTCTGAGACTCGTCTCTGAAAAATTAtcatatgtaaatctgaaatgtcagactacatgtcagactacaaattgcaagacaGATTACATAATTTATAatatgtttcaagtgagaatttgGCATGTGTTAtgctgaaaaagaaaggaaatgattgttcttcacccatattttattttagccaaaaaagtagtgtgtagttccagtagtaaGTTACAGTAAAAAACgtattaactactgaaaacactacctagatttgaatttagttcaactaccactaagctgttaaattactagttgaactacatatAGTTCACTACGCCCCAACACTGATAATAATGTCCTGTTTGTAAAATGCTTTTTTTGTGTCATGTGTGCTTTATAAACATACAGTTAATGTGAAACTCAAAATGCGTTCAAGATTCCCATCACACTAATTTCCTTGCTGGCCTCATGTACTACTCATTTACTAGGAAACTTCATCACTGTTTGACAGTAAACTAGAGCACTGGAAACTACCTGTGGCCCCATCTGAGCAGTGGTAATTGATGAGCCATTGTGGATGGGATGAATGACTGCTTCAGAGTCAGGTGTTCTGCATTATCATGTCTGATGGTGTTTGCTCTCCCCCACAGCCCTGTGTGTCCGACAGCAGCATAGTGGTCTAGACTCTGCAGACAGCCACTATGACAGACTGTACCCGGGCCACATCCCTACCGACGTCATCCAGAAAGCACTGCTGGCTGTGGGCCCCGGGGTGGCAGCCCTGCAGGACCCCTACAGACATGGTGAGAAGGATGCCCACTTCCAGTTGTGATATGTTCACATGGGCATTTACATGTGTAGGAAGTTTTTAGACATCATCAAGAGTATTTAGCACTGACAAACTCCTTATTAAACAGAGCCAAAGGTGTATTGTACCAAGAGTTTGGCTAAATATAATGGTACTCAGTTTGTATGACTCTGATATTAACCCCAGAGCGCTGATATTAACCCCAGAGCAGGCAATGGGTTGTTCTACCAATTCGGTGCTTTTAAGATGTTttgggaaaaaaataataataataattttgaaACTTTTGATTTCACCATTTTAatattctgtcataaagagcacatgttcaacttaataaaagaggtaaaataataaaaaatatccaTCTCAAGaggtaaaataataaaaaaaaataactatAATAAGTggcaaataaagtaacagggttgaccgtaacagggttgaccgtaacagggttgacgagtTCATCTTAAACCAGCCATAactccccttgtgacagggggaatggaagcttgttgtgtacaacagggaggggcaagtgaatgaaaaaaaagaagaaattaaaacatttctagcctgccTATCTATGGGTAATAGGGTTGACTTGTTATGCTCGGCctactcagttttccaccacaaaacaccagacaatttacaaaaagagtagaaccagctcacctgcttttacattaTGATTTGACTGTTAGATGTTCAGTGAttcttttgaaaaaaaatatataaaaaggaataggttcaccatattaaaacgaaaGTTCAGTtttcgtaacagggttgacctttaaAATAAGGGACAGGTTTTTtaccttaaaatgaatcactaatcacattaaataataataataatcagaatgTACTTTCTCAAAggaacaaaataactagggctttataATGATGGGGAAAACTTAAGTGGATAAAAATGTTCCTCGAAGTCACAGaggggacatgtcaaaatgctgtaTTTTGGCACTTTAACAactctttattcatataaaaaattgGATTTATTCAATTATCCATGTGTTCTATATTAATTGGCACTTCAttgaatataacaggcttttaaatccaatattggtgcacaatttctaactaaaatatcaaagggacgcaaaaggcacTTATTTCATGGAAGACCATAATACTGATCCATAATGAGTTTGGTGTGGGTGGGGTGTTCCCTGTTTCGTTTTCCTGTCTGCATTGGAAATTCAAAGTAGGTGATTAAGTTTCATTACTCAGTAATCGATACCAAGCAGAGTTATTTAATGGGTTTCCTGTGTCATTTAGATCCTTTGTTACCAGGTCTGGTAAAACAAGAACTAAAACTGTGTGAAACAGTCTTAGTGAAATTAGATGAAAAGTTTGATTTAAAACAAGTAATTGAAATATCAATTATTCAAAAGGGTGAGAAATAACTTAAGTTTCTCTTTTGGTGtaacatacactgcatttttCTCAATAAAAAGGACCATATTTATCTCACTGTAATCCCTGTTCGCCATGTATTGTAGACATGGTGGCCGTTCTCGGCGAGACTACAGGACACCTGGCCCTCAATACGCTCCGGGACAGAATAAGAGGAGACCCTGAGGGCTATACCATTCTAACGTATGGCACAACCTCTGCTGTCTGTCCTACTCAGTGTTTATGTCCATCCTGATTCCTGAAATATACATCTCTACAATTGGGATAAGTTCTGTGGGAACATGTGTTTGTCCATTAATGCTCTTGTGTGTATGTTTCATCTATTGGTGTGTTAGAGAGCGCCCACGGATCAGGCTATCCACATTGGATCTGTCCAAGATGGCCTTCCTTCCAGATGGATCCTTAGGGAGAGAGTACTTGCGCTTCCTTGAGGACAATGTGAGTTTGTGAAGGACATTGATCTCTTTgcagagggagtgtggtgatttTTGTAGTGTATTTGCTTAGCTCTACTTTCtcgttccctctctttctcagagGGTGACCCCTGACTCAAGGGCAGATGTGAAGTTTGTGGATAATGAAGAGTTGGCGTATGTTatgcagagatacagagaggtcCACGATTTACTGCACAGCTTACTAGGCTTGCCCACTAACATGCTAGGTGAGTCTGCCACCATAGAAGTAGGATTCATCGAttacatacagtgagctccaaaagaaTTGGAAcagtgaatgttttttttttcttttttctctacTCCAGATACAATGACCACGCCATTAAAATGCAGacagtcagctttaatttgagagtattttcatccatatcaggtgaaccgtttagaaatgtagaaattaaagcactttttgtacatacagtgccttagtgtattcatacagttgaagtcagaagtttacataaactagttttaatgactccaacctaagtgtttcaaccactccacaaatttcttgttaacaaactattgttttggcaagtcggttagcacatcatttttccaacaattgtttacagacagattatttcacttataattcactgtatcacaattccagtgggtcagaagtttacatacactaagttgactgtgcctttaaacagcttggaaaattccagaaaattatgtcatggctttagaagtttctgataggctaattgacatcatttgagtcaattggaggtgtacctgtggatgtatttcaaggcctacctcaaactcagtgcctcttagcttgacatcatgggaaaatcaaaagaaatcagccaagacctcagaaaaaaattgtggacctccacaagtctgattcaaacttaggagcaatttcccaacgcctgaaggtaccatgttcatctgtacaaacaataatacgcaagtataaacaccatgggaccacacagccgtcataccttTCAGGAacgagacgtgttctgtctcctagagatgaaagttctttggtgtgaaaagtgcaaatcaatcccagaacaacagcaaaggaccttgtgaagatgctggaggaaacaggtgcaaaagtatctatatgcacagtaaaatgagtcctatattgacatatcctgaaaggctgctcagcaaggaagaagccactgctccaaaaccaccataaaaaaagccagactacgatttgcaacagcacatggagacaaagattggactttttggagaaatgtcctctggtctgatgaaacaaaaatagaactgtttggccataatgaccatcgttatgtttggaggaaaaggggggggcttgcaagccgaagaacaccatcccaaccgtgaagcacaggggtggcagcatcatgttgtgggggtgctttgctgcaagagtgATTGGTGcaacttcccaaaatagatggcatcatgagggaggaaaatgatgtggatatacactgctcaaaaaaataaagggaacacttaaacaacacatcctagatctgaatgaaagaaataatcttattaaatacttttttctttacatagttgaatgtgctgacaacaaaatcacacaaaaataatcaatggaaattcaatttatcaacccatggaggtctggatttggagtcacactcaaaattaaagtggaaaccacactacaggctgatccaactttgatgtaatgtccttaaaacaagtcaaaattaggctcagtggtgtgtgtggcctccatgtgcctgtatgacctccctacaacgcctgggcatgctcctgatgaggtggcagatggtctcctgagggatctcctcccagacctggactaaagcatccgccaactcctggacaatctgtggtgcaacgtggcgttggtggatggagcgagacatgatgtcccagatgtgctcaattggattcaggtctggggaacgggcgggccagtccatagcatcaatgccttcctcttgcaggaactgctgacacactccagccacatgaggtctagcattgtcttgcattaagaggaacccagggccaaccgcaccagcatatggtctcacaaggggtctgaggatctcatctcggtacctaatggcagtcaggctacctctggcgagcacatggagggctgtgcggcctcccaaagaaatgccaccccacaccatgactgacccaccgccaaaccggtcatgctggaggatgttgcaggcagcagaacgttctccacggcatctccagactctgttacgtctgtcacgtgctcagtgtgaacctgctttcatctgtgaagagcacagggcgccagtggcaaatttgccaatcttggtgttctctggcaaatgccaaacgtcctgcacggtgttgggctgtaagcgcaagccccacctgtggacgtcgagccctcataccaccctcatggagtatgtttctgaccgtttgagcagacacatgcacatttgtggcctgctggaggtcattttgcagggctctggcagtgctcctcctgcttttccggaggtagcggtcctgctgctgggttgttgccctcctacggcctcctccacatctcctgatgtactggcctgtctcctggtagcgcctccatgctctggacactatgctgacagacacagcaagccttcttgccacagctcgcattgatgtgccatcctggatgagctgcactacctgagccacttgtgtgggttgtagactccgtctcatgctaccactagagtgaaagcaccgccagcattcaaaagtgaccaaaacatcagccaggaagcataggaactgagaagtggtctatggtctccacctgcagaaccactcctttattgggggtgtcttgcttattgcctataatttccacctgttgtctattccatttgcacaacagcatgtgaaatttattgtcaatcagtgttgcttcctaagtggacagtttgatttcacagaagtgtgattgacttggagtaacattgtgttgtttaagtgttccctttatttttttgagcagtatatattgaagcaacatctcaagacatcagtcaggaagttaaagcttggtcgcaaatgggtcttccgaatggacaatgaccccaagcatacttccaaagttgtttcaaatggcttaaggacaacaaagtcaaagtattggagtggccatcacaaagccctgacctcaatcctatagaaaatttgtggacagaactgagaaaacgtgtgcgagcaaggaggcctacaaacctgactcagttacaccagctctgtcaggaggaaagggccaaaattcacccaatttactgtgggaagcttgtggatggttacctgaaacgtttgacccaagttaaacaatttgtaggcaatgctaccaaatactaattgagtgcatgtaaacttctgacccactgggaatgtgatgaaggaaataaaatcACTCTCCACTCTTTTTATTtgcattaaatgtcaggaattgtgaaaaactgagtttaaatatatttggctaaggtgtatgtacatttccgacttcaactgtacctcttAACTTATttcacgttttgttgtgttacagcctgaattcaaaatgtattaaatagatgttgtttcttacccatctacacacaatacccaataatgacatagtgaaaacattagttgaaaatgaaatacacatatctaatttacataagtattcacacccctgagtcgatAGTGTTAGAAtaccctttggcagcgattacagctgagatTTTCTTGGTAAGTCacagagctttgcacacctggattgtacaatatgtgcacatttttttttacattttttttattattcaagctctgtcaagttggttgttgatcattgctagacagccattttcaaatcttgccatagattttgaagCAGATTTAaataaaaactgtaactaggccactcaggaacattcattatCGACTTGGTAAGAAACTgtagtgtatatttggctttgtgttttaggttattgtcctgctgaaaaggtgAATTtgactcccagtgtctgttgaaaagcagacaaccaagttttcctctaggattttgcctgtgcttagctttattccatttattttaacaaaactccctagtccttgtcgatgacaagcatacccataacatgatacagccaccaccatgcttgaaaatatgaagagtggtactcagtgatgtgttgtgttggatttgccccaaacgcttaacgctttgtattcaggacataaagtttatTTCTTTACCAAATTGTTTGCACTTTTACTTTAGAgccttgttacaaacaggatgcatgttttggaatatttgtattctgtacaggcttccttcttttcactctgtcatttatgttcgttttctggagtaactacaatgttgttgatccatcctccgttttctcctatcactgccattaaactctgtaactgttttaaagtcaccattgacctcatggtgaactCCCTGTGTGATTTCCTTCCTGTCCGGCAggaaagacgcctgtatctttgtagtgactgggtgtactgtgtcattaataacttcaccatgctcaaagtgatattcaatgggcctcccgagtggcgcagccgtctaaggcactgcattgcagtgctagctgcg
This window harbors:
- the LOC115204053 gene encoding ubiquinone biosynthesis protein COQ4 homolog, mitochondrial-like isoform X2 — its product is MQPRYRKHFQALCVRQQHSGLDSADSHYDRLYPGHIPTDVIQKALLAVGPGVAALQDPYRHDMVAVLGETTGHLALNTLRDRIRGDPEGYTILTERPRIRLSTLDLSKMAFLPDGSLGREYLRFLEDNRVTPDSRADVKFVDNEELAYVMQRYREVHDLLHSLLGLPTNMLDTMTTPLKCRQSALI
- the LOC115204053 gene encoding ubiquinone biosynthesis protein COQ4 homolog, mitochondrial-like isoform X3; translated protein: MQPRYRKHFQALCVRQQHSGLDSADSHYDRLYPGHIPTDVIQKALLAVGPGVAALQDPYRHDMVAVLGETTGHLALNTLRDRIRGDPEGYTILTERPRIRLSTLDLSKMAFLPDGSLGREYLRFLEDNRVTPDSRADVKFVDNEELAYVMQRYREVHDLLHSLLGLPTNMLVVWNPW
- the LOC115204053 gene encoding ubiquinone biosynthesis protein COQ4 homolog, mitochondrial-like isoform X1; amino-acid sequence: MAGRTCSTLCVRQQHSGLDSADSHYDRLYPGHIPTDVIQKALLAVGPGVAALQDPYRHDMVAVLGETTGHLALNTLRDRIRGDPEGYTILTERPRIRLSTLDLSKMAFLPDGSLGREYLRFLEDNRVTPDSRADVKFVDNEELAYVMQRYREVHDLLHSLLGLPTNMLDCFLVALPQSSGIPGDVPGAVGCEEWPTGMLCPQHLLRATLGAESAGPETGAEHRAPPLMSELPLCNQMVEDAGTLWRDVMLEFCGLTV